A genomic segment from Deinococcus sp. YIM 77859 encodes:
- a CDS encoding cupin domain-containing protein, protein MSEQNGYRVSRDDTTRGENGEHHLIRGEHGSMRLWLREEPNADKPERSQPYETLGYVIEGRMDLIVNGETVSLGPGDSYRVPRNTPHTFRIKETLTAVEVTAPPADR, encoded by the coding sequence ATGTCGGAACAGAATGGGTACCGGGTCAGCCGTGACGACACCACTCGCGGCGAGAACGGCGAGCATCACCTCATCCGTGGGGAGCACGGCAGCATGCGCCTGTGGCTGCGTGAGGAACCCAATGCCGACAAGCCCGAGCGCAGCCAGCCCTACGAGACGCTGGGGTACGTCATCGAGGGCCGCATGGACCTCATTGTGAACGGCGAGACGGTGAGCCTAGGCCCCGGCGATTCTTACCGCGTCCCCCGCAACACGCCGCACACCTTCCGCATCAAGGAGACGCTTACCGCTGTGGAGGTGACTGCACCTCCTGCCGACCGCTAA
- the gcvP gene encoding aminomethyl-transferring glycine dehydrogenase translates to MRPLNELLNTDDFTRRHIGPSEAEQAEMLAALGVASLDELIETTLPESIRFEGELQVGGPVTEAQALADLRALATQNQVFRSYIGMGYYGTHTPNVILRNMLENPGWYTAYTPYQAEISQGRLEMLLNFQQMVMDLTGMPVAGASLLDEATAAAEAMTLARRVVKQKGNVFYVAQDVHPQTLDVIRTRAEFFGYEVVTGPANGDLPEGTFAVLVQTPGTYGDLHDLSPVAERIHAAQGALIVATDLLACALVTPPGEQGADIVVGSAQRFGVPMGFGGPHAAFLACRSEYQRSMPGRVIGVSRDSRGKTALRMAMQTREQHIRREKATSNICTAQALLANMAAAYAVYHGPEGIRTIAERVHRLTGILAKGLQDGGYSVNETFFDTLSFNADVDFIQKRAEAKGINFRYEGEGYLPDRVGISLDETTTPQDVADILQVITGQEVDALALDAEATGGIPANLKRTSPYLTHPVFNTHHSEHGMLRYLKTLENRDYSLVHGMIPLGSCTMKLNATTEMIPVTWPEFSSLHPFAPKEQTQGYAQMLAELEAWLADITGYDAVSLQPNSGAQGEYAGLLAIRRYHESRGESHRTVCLIPASAHGTNPASAAMLGMQVVVVKTDENGNVDLDDLKAKAEQHADRLGALMITYPSTHGVYEEHVKEICDVIHAHGGQVYLDGANMNALVGLAKPGLIGSDVSHLNLHKTFAIPHGGGGPGMGPIGVKAHLAPFLPGHPVRPVGGGHTGAVSAAPYGSASILPISYLYIRLLGPQGLKKATQVALLSANYVAKRLGDAYPVLYTGRNGRVAHECILDIRPIKQATGITEEDIAKRLMDYGFHAPTMSFPVPGTLMIEPTESEPKAELDRFIDALLNIRREIQEVQDGLLRAEDSPLRHAPHTQDDLLAQEWNRAYSRETAAFPTRAQRAWKYWPAVNRVDNVFGDRNFVCSCPPIEAYAEV, encoded by the coding sequence ATGCGCCCCCTGAATGAACTCCTCAACACCGACGATTTTACCCGCCGCCACATCGGGCCCAGCGAGGCGGAACAGGCGGAGATGCTCGCCGCGCTGGGTGTGGCCAGCCTGGACGAGCTGATCGAGACCACCCTCCCCGAGAGCATTCGCTTCGAGGGCGAACTCCAGGTGGGCGGCCCGGTCACCGAAGCGCAGGCGCTGGCAGACCTTAGAGCCTTGGCAACTCAGAACCAGGTGTTCCGGTCCTACATCGGCATGGGGTATTACGGGACCCACACGCCGAACGTCATCCTGCGCAATATGCTGGAAAACCCCGGCTGGTACACGGCCTACACGCCCTACCAAGCCGAGATCAGCCAGGGTCGCCTGGAGATGCTGCTCAATTTCCAGCAGATGGTGATGGACCTCACCGGCATGCCCGTCGCGGGTGCCTCCCTGCTGGACGAGGCCACTGCCGCCGCCGAGGCGATGACGCTGGCGCGGCGCGTGGTGAAGCAAAAGGGCAACGTCTTTTATGTGGCGCAAGACGTTCATCCCCAGACCCTCGACGTGATCCGTACCCGCGCCGAGTTCTTCGGCTACGAGGTGGTCACCGGCCCCGCGAACGGTGACCTGCCCGAGGGCACCTTTGCCGTCCTGGTGCAGACGCCCGGCACGTATGGCGACCTGCACGACCTCTCCCCGGTCGCCGAGCGCATTCACGCGGCGCAGGGGGCGTTGATCGTGGCGACGGACCTGCTGGCCTGCGCCCTCGTGACCCCGCCCGGCGAGCAGGGCGCGGACATCGTGGTCGGCAGTGCCCAGCGCTTCGGCGTGCCCATGGGCTTTGGCGGACCACATGCGGCTTTCTTGGCCTGCCGCAGCGAGTACCAGCGGTCCATGCCGGGCCGAGTGATCGGCGTCAGCCGGGACAGCCGGGGCAAGACGGCCCTGCGGATGGCGATGCAGACCCGCGAGCAGCACATCCGACGCGAGAAGGCGACCTCCAACATCTGCACGGCGCAGGCTCTGCTGGCGAATATGGCCGCGGCGTACGCCGTGTACCACGGGCCGGAGGGGATTCGGACGATTGCGGAGCGGGTGCATCGGCTGACGGGAATTCTGGCGAAGGGTTTACAGGACGGTGGTTATTCCGTCAACGAAACCTTCTTCGACACGCTGAGCTTTAACGCGGACGTGGACTTCATTCAAAAGCGGGCCGAGGCCAAAGGCATCAACTTCCGCTATGAGGGCGAAGGATACCTCCCGGACCGTGTGGGCATCAGCTTGGACGAGACAACCACCCCACAGGATGTGGCCGATATCCTTCAAGTCATTACCGGGCAGGAAGTTGATGCTCTCGCCCTTGACGCTGAGGCTACTGGCGGCATCCCCGCCAACCTCAAGCGCACTTCCCCCTACCTCACCCACCCCGTCTTCAACACGCACCACTCCGAGCACGGGATGCTGCGGTACCTCAAGACGCTGGAAAACCGCGACTACAGCCTCGTCCACGGCATGATTCCGCTGGGAAGCTGCACCATGAAGCTCAACGCCACCACCGAGATGATCCCGGTGACCTGGCCCGAGTTCAGCAGCCTGCATCCCTTTGCGCCCAAGGAGCAGACGCAGGGCTACGCGCAGATGCTCGCGGAGCTGGAAGCGTGGCTGGCCGACATCACCGGCTACGACGCCGTGAGCCTCCAGCCCAACAGCGGCGCGCAGGGCGAGTACGCCGGACTGCTGGCCATCCGCAGGTACCACGAGTCGCGGGGCGAGAGCCACCGCACCGTCTGCCTGATTCCGGCGAGCGCGCACGGCACCAACCCCGCGAGCGCCGCCATGCTCGGCATGCAGGTTGTGGTCGTCAAGACCGACGAGAACGGCAATGTCGACCTGGATGACCTCAAGGCGAAGGCCGAGCAGCACGCGGACCGGCTGGGCGCGCTGATGATCACCTACCCCAGCACCCACGGCGTGTACGAGGAGCATGTCAAGGAAATCTGCGACGTCATCCACGCGCATGGCGGACAGGTCTACCTGGACGGCGCGAATATGAACGCGCTTGTGGGCCTCGCCAAGCCTGGCCTGATCGGCAGCGATGTCAGTCACCTCAACCTGCACAAGACCTTTGCCATCCCGCACGGCGGCGGCGGACCGGGGATGGGACCGATCGGCGTCAAGGCTCACCTTGCACCCTTCCTACCGGGTCACCCCGTTCGTCCGGTGGGCGGAGGACACACCGGGGCCGTGAGCGCGGCGCCCTACGGCAGTGCCAGCATCCTGCCCATCAGCTACCTCTACATTCGGCTGCTGGGGCCACAAGGCCTGAAAAAGGCCACCCAGGTCGCCCTGCTCAGCGCCAACTACGTCGCCAAACGGCTGGGGGACGCCTATCCTGTGCTGTACACGGGACGCAACGGGCGGGTAGCGCACGAATGCATCCTCGACATCCGCCCTATCAAGCAGGCGACCGGCATCACCGAGGAAGACATCGCCAAGCGCCTGATGGACTACGGCTTCCACGCTCCCACCATGAGTTTTCCGGTGCCCGGCACGCTGATGATCGAGCCCACCGAGAGCGAGCCCAAGGCCGAACTCGACCGCTTTATCGACGCGCTGCTGAACATTCGCCGCGAGATTCAGGAGGTGCAAGACGGCCTGCTGCGCGCCGAAGACAGCCCGCTGCGGCACGCGCCACACACGCAAGACGACCTGCTGGCCCAGGAGTGGAACCGCGCCTACAGCCGCGAGACTGCGGCCTTCCCCACCCGCGCGCAGCGGGCATGGAAGTACTGGCCCGCCGTCAACCGGGTGGACAACGTCTTTGGAGACAGGAATTTTGTGTGCTCCTGCCCGCCCATCGAGGCCTACGCAGAGGTCTGA
- the gcvH gene encoding glycine cleavage system protein GcvH yields MQTPTELKYASSHEWLAPDGTVGISDFAQDQLGDVVYVELPEVGRVVTAGETVAVVESVKTASDIYAPASGTIVAVNEQLAQNPELVNSSPYGDGWLFRLDVTEEGGDLMDAEAYAAANG; encoded by the coding sequence ATGCAGACCCCAACCGAACTGAAGTACGCCTCCTCTCACGAATGGCTTGCCCCCGACGGCACCGTCGGGATCAGCGACTTCGCGCAGGACCAGCTCGGCGACGTGGTGTACGTCGAGCTGCCCGAAGTGGGCCGCGTGGTTACCGCAGGCGAGACCGTGGCGGTTGTCGAGAGCGTGAAGACCGCCTCCGACATCTACGCCCCCGCAAGCGGCACCATCGTGGCGGTCAACGAGCAGCTGGCCCAGAATCCCGAGCTCGTCAACAGCAGTCCCTACGGTGACGGCTGGCTTTTCCGGCTGGACGTGACCGAGGAAGGCGGCGACCTGATGGACGCCGAGGCGTACGCCGCCGCAAACGGCTGA
- the gcvT gene encoding glycine cleavage system aminomethyltransferase GcvT translates to MTRTPETPLKRTPLHAAHLRAGARMVPFGGWEMPVQYAGVKAEHEAVRTRAGVFDVSHMGEFRVTGPDAEAFLQHVTTNDVARLKPGRAQYNWLPNETGGLVDDLYVYRVGPEEFLLVVNAANIEKDWAHLQRYAPGFSVGLSDESDRWGLLAVQGPAAELLLQPHVDVDLSAKKKNSFFKATLLGFPVMLARTGYTGEDGFEVFVEAGEAGALWEKLLALGLSPAGLGARDTLRLEAGFPLYGHEFAEDLHPLASSYTWVVKDKAHVGREGLRAAPPVRLIGLTLERVPVREGYPVLLGGQPVGHVTSGTISPTLGHPIAMALVRTDAAAADTFEVEVRGKAHPARRVELPFYRK, encoded by the coding sequence GTGACCCGCACTCCTGAAACGCCGCTCAAGCGGACGCCCCTGCACGCCGCGCACCTGCGCGCGGGTGCCCGCATGGTTCCCTTTGGGGGCTGGGAGATGCCCGTGCAATACGCAGGCGTCAAGGCCGAACACGAGGCCGTGCGCACCCGTGCGGGCGTCTTCGACGTGTCGCACATGGGCGAGTTCCGCGTGACGGGGCCGGACGCCGAGGCCTTCCTCCAACACGTGACCACCAACGATGTCGCCAGGCTCAAGCCCGGCCGTGCCCAGTACAACTGGCTCCCCAACGAGACGGGAGGGCTGGTGGATGACCTCTACGTCTACCGGGTGGGACCGGAGGAATTCCTGCTCGTTGTGAATGCCGCCAATATCGAGAAAGACTGGGCACACCTTCAGCGGTACGCTCCGGGCTTCAGCGTTGGGCTGAGCGACGAGTCAGACCGCTGGGGGCTGCTCGCGGTGCAGGGCCCAGCGGCCGAGCTGCTGCTGCAACCCCATGTGGACGTGGACCTCAGCGCGAAAAAGAAGAATTCCTTCTTCAAGGCCACCCTTCTCGGCTTCCCGGTCATGCTCGCCCGCACCGGCTACACCGGCGAGGACGGCTTTGAGGTCTTCGTGGAGGCGGGGGAGGCGGGGGCGCTCTGGGAAAAGCTCCTCGCCCTGGGCCTTTCCCCCGCTGGACTCGGGGCCCGCGACACCCTGCGGCTGGAAGCGGGCTTCCCCCTCTACGGCCACGAGTTTGCCGAAGACCTGCACCCCCTCGCCAGCAGCTACACCTGGGTGGTCAAAGACAAGGCGCATGTGGGCCGCGAGGGGCTTCGGGCCGCGCCGCCCGTACGGCTGATCGGCCTGACCCTGGAGCGCGTGCCCGTTCGCGAAGGCTATCCCGTGCTGCTGGGCGGTCAGCCCGTTGGTCACGTCACCTCCGGCACCATCAGCCCGACCCTCGGCCACCCCATCGCGATGGCCCTCGTACGAACGGACGCCGCTGCCGCCGACACCTTTGAGGTGGAGGTCCGGGGCAAGGCGCATCCGGCGCGGCGGGTCGAGCTGCCGTTTTACAGAAAATAA
- a CDS encoding 2'-5' RNA ligase family protein — protein MTPAFLLGLLPPPVLASRVETFRARLGVRESVPHVTVKARSGLDADLAWLPVAREVVAASPPVTLRVGAARAFGGERAVYLAVHSPEAVALHLRLLEALRPPTRLGDEGAHMTPHLTLALNRRGVKLREVLAAAQAEFSDLEARPLTFTAREVWLLRKPGPGSCYVPEEAWPLGQE, from the coding sequence GTGACGCCCGCCTTTCTGCTGGGCCTGCTGCCGCCTCCCGTTCTCGCGTCACGGGTGGAAACGTTCCGGGCGCGCCTCGGGGTGCGCGAGAGTGTTCCTCACGTGACCGTCAAGGCGCGCAGCGGACTGGATGCGGACCTGGCCTGGCTGCCGGTGGCGCGGGAGGTGGTCGCGGCGAGCCCGCCGGTCACGCTGCGTGTGGGGGCGGCGCGAGCCTTTGGGGGCGAGCGGGCCGTGTATCTCGCCGTCCACTCCCCGGAGGCGGTTGCGCTGCACCTGCGGTTGTTGGAGGCCCTGCGGCCGCCCACACGCTTGGGCGACGAGGGCGCGCACATGACACCCCACCTCACCCTCGCTCTGAACCGGAGAGGAGTGAAGCTGCGGGAGGTGCTTGCCGCCGCCCAGGCGGAGTTCTCTGACCTCGAGGCCCGGCCCCTTACCTTCACGGCGCGGGAGGTGTGGCTGCTGCGTAAGCCCGGACCGGGGAGCTGCTACGTTCCGGAGGAGGCGTGGCCGCTGGGCCAGGAGTGA
- a CDS encoding 5-formyltetrahydrofolate cyclo-ligase, translated as MLSRPVPTASKPEWRTWARAVRAELPDLSAAITVHLAAFLRARGARRVLAYRALPGEPDVADLAGSFELFTTRARFQPEPHLTLHPWDTATELSRFGARQPPADAPRVPLGTVDAVLLPGLAFDRFGVRLGYGGGFYDRLLPGFTGLTVGVVGEALVVDALPREAHDLRVNFLATETGVRRVHSWPSGHASSGT; from the coding sequence ATGCTCTCCAGGCCCGTCCCCACCGCCTCCAAACCGGAGTGGCGGACCTGGGCGCGCGCGGTCCGGGCCGAACTGCCTGATCTCTCCGCCGCGATCACCGTGCACCTCGCGGCCTTTTTACGCGCTCGGGGAGCGCGGCGCGTGCTGGCCTACCGCGCCCTGCCGGGCGAACCGGATGTGGCGGACCTCGCGGGCAGCTTTGAGCTGTTCACCACCCGCGCCCGCTTCCAACCCGAACCGCACCTCACGCTGCACCCCTGGGACACCGCTACCGAGCTCAGCCGCTTCGGGGCGCGCCAACCCCCGGCAGACGCGCCGCGTGTCCCCCTTGGGACGGTGGACGCGGTGCTGCTTCCCGGCCTCGCCTTTGACCGCTTCGGCGTGCGGCTGGGCTATGGGGGCGGCTTCTATGACCGCCTGCTGCCGGGCTTTACGGGCTTGACCGTAGGGGTGGTGGGAGAAGCGCTCGTGGTCGACGCGCTGCCCCGTGAAGCCCACGACCTGCGGGTGAATTTTCTGGCCACCGAAACAGGCGTACGGCGTGTTCACTCCTGGCCCAGCGGCCACGCCTCCTCCGGAACGTAG
- a CDS encoding SDR family NAD(P)-dependent oxidoreductase — translation MHTLIGAATARAFAARGDRLTLSGRDAGRLSALAAELGAQAKAADLSYESHVRALLEELRELDTLVYAAGAALPGLLQEADPAPVRAVWHANYFGALWVLKHGLGRLKPGGRVYLLGARPELVTARGFSQYAASKAALKSAVEIARLEAREVNITLVLPPAVNTGLWTQVGRVPRGALSPQVVAAAIALDRDGPPQPELSVEG, via the coding sequence ATGCACACGCTGATCGGGGCGGCGACGGCACGGGCCTTTGCCGCGCGGGGAGACCGGCTGACCCTGAGCGGGCGGGACGCGGGGCGGCTCTCCGCGCTGGCCGCCGAACTCGGCGCGCAGGCCAAGGCCGCGGACCTGAGCTACGAGAGCCACGTGAGGGCACTGCTGGAGGAGCTGCGGGAGCTGGACACCCTCGTCTATGCCGCGGGCGCGGCCCTGCCTGGCCTGCTGCAGGAGGCCGACCCCGCGCCGGTGCGGGCGGTGTGGCATGCCAACTACTTCGGGGCGCTGTGGGTGCTCAAGCACGGGCTGGGGCGCCTGAAGCCCGGCGGGCGCGTCTACCTGCTGGGGGCGCGGCCCGAGCTGGTCACCGCGCGGGGCTTTTCCCAATACGCCGCGAGTAAGGCCGCCCTGAAAAGCGCCGTCGAGATCGCCCGGCTGGAGGCGCGCGAGGTCAACATAACGCTGGTACTGCCCCCGGCCGTGAATACAGGCCTCTGGACACAGGTGGGCCGGGTACCGCGCGGGGCCCTCTCGCCGCAGGTGGTTGCGGCCGCCATCGCCCTGGACCGGGACGGCCCCCCGCAGCCGGAACTGAGCGTGGAGGGTTAG
- the hisIE gene encoding bifunctional phosphoribosyl-AMP cyclohydrolase/phosphoribosyl-ATP diphosphatase HisIE translates to MSLLQQLRFDERGLIPVVTQDVRTGAVLMQAYADRAAVERTLSTREATYYSRSRGEQWVKGKTSGHTQRVVSVHADCDGDSLLYRVEQTGPACHTGAYSCFHQPLLEEKPSQTGLGGTLERVYETITERLATLPEQSYVARLHAGGLDRVLKKVSEEAGEVLLAAKNGDRTELATEVADLLFHTLFAMAEVGVSPADVAAVLQGREGKSGLKGPKEVG, encoded by the coding sequence ATGAGCCTGCTTCAACAGCTCCGCTTTGATGAACGCGGCCTCATTCCCGTCGTGACCCAAGACGTTCGGACCGGGGCGGTGCTGATGCAGGCGTATGCCGACCGAGCCGCCGTCGAGCGCACGTTGAGCACACGCGAGGCCACCTACTACAGCCGTTCGCGCGGCGAGCAGTGGGTCAAGGGCAAGACGAGCGGCCACACCCAGCGGGTGGTGAGCGTCCACGCCGACTGCGACGGCGACAGTCTGCTGTACCGGGTGGAGCAGACCGGCCCGGCGTGCCACACCGGAGCGTACTCGTGTTTTCACCAGCCGCTCCTGGAGGAAAAGCCGTCTCAGACTGGCCTGGGCGGCACCCTGGAACGTGTCTACGAAACGATCACCGAGCGTCTCGCCACCCTGCCCGAACAGAGTTACGTGGCGCGGCTGCATGCCGGGGGCCTCGACCGCGTGCTGAAAAAGGTCAGTGAGGAGGCAGGCGAGGTGCTCCTTGCCGCCAAGAACGGAGACCGCACCGAACTCGCGACCGAGGTGGCTGACCTGCTGTTTCATACCCTCTTTGCCATGGCGGAAGTCGGCGTCTCCCCTGCCGATGTGGCCGCTGTCCTGCAGGGGCGGGAGGGCAAGAGTGGGCTGAAGGGGCCGAAGGAAGTAGGCTAA
- the hisF gene encoding imidazole glycerol phosphate synthase subunit HisF, with product MLTKRIIPCLDVQNGRVVKNVRFFENHRDAGDPLLLAQLYEAQQADELVFYDITATHEGRALMLDVAARVAEQVMMPLTVGGGVNAVSDFRQLLLAGADKISVNSGAVRRPELIREASDHFGAQCVVLSIDAKRRPGGEGWTVHVGGGRVDTGLDLIEWAQRGQALGAGEICLNVMDADGTRAGFDLEATRAVASAVDLPVIASGGAGRLEDFRDVLLDGTTGGHADAALAASVFHFGELTVPQVKAYLRDEGLPVRPEWRNA from the coding sequence ATGCTCACGAAGCGGATCATTCCCTGTCTCGACGTGCAAAACGGGCGGGTGGTCAAGAACGTGCGGTTTTTCGAGAACCACCGCGACGCGGGGGATCCCCTTCTGCTGGCTCAGCTCTATGAGGCGCAGCAGGCCGACGAACTCGTTTTCTACGACATCACGGCCACCCATGAGGGCCGTGCCCTGATGCTGGATGTGGCCGCCCGCGTGGCTGAACAGGTCATGATGCCGCTCACGGTGGGAGGCGGCGTGAATGCGGTCTCCGACTTCCGGCAGCTGCTGCTGGCGGGAGCCGACAAGATCAGCGTCAACAGCGGTGCGGTGCGGCGACCGGAGCTGATCCGTGAGGCCTCGGACCACTTTGGAGCGCAGTGCGTGGTGCTCAGTATAGACGCCAAGCGGCGGCCAGGAGGCGAAGGCTGGACCGTCCACGTGGGCGGTGGCCGCGTAGATACCGGCCTGGACCTGATCGAGTGGGCGCAGCGGGGCCAGGCCCTCGGCGCGGGCGAGATCTGCCTGAACGTGATGGACGCCGACGGCACCCGCGCAGGCTTCGACCTGGAAGCCACCCGCGCCGTCGCCTCGGCGGTGGACCTGCCCGTGATCGCCTCGGGGGGGGCCGGGCGGCTGGAAGACTTCCGCGACGTGCTTCTTGACGGTACAACCGGGGGACACGCCGATGCGGCGCTTGCGGCCAGCGTCTTTCACTTCGGGGAGCTGACGGTTCCGCAAGTCAAGGCGTACCTGCGGGACGAGGGCCTGCCGGTGCGGCCGGAGTGGAGGAATGCATGA
- a CDS encoding response regulator produces MERRRILLVDDNPNDVELTLMAFQEEGGTHDVTVAGSGPEALNVLRGPGPLPDLILLDLKMPHMDGLAVLDAIRAQDATRHIPVVMLSTSDEVRDIRDSYAHGASAYVIKPLDFTQFRSAIHTIAAFWTRLNCRPRLN; encoded by the coding sequence GTGGAACGCCGTCGCATCCTGCTGGTCGATGACAACCCGAACGACGTCGAGCTCACCCTGATGGCCTTTCAGGAAGAGGGCGGCACACACGACGTGACGGTCGCGGGGAGTGGCCCCGAGGCGCTGAACGTCCTCCGGGGACCGGGTCCGCTGCCGGACCTGATTCTCCTCGACCTCAAAATGCCGCACATGGACGGTCTGGCTGTGCTGGACGCCATTCGCGCGCAGGACGCCACCCGTCATATCCCGGTCGTGATGCTCAGCACGAGTGACGAGGTTCGCGATATCCGTGACAGCTACGCTCATGGCGCCAGCGCCTACGTTATTAAGCCTCTTGACTTCACGCAGTTTCGCAGCGCCATTCACACCATTGCCGCCTTCTGGACGCGCCTGAACTGTCGCCCACGCCTGAACTAA
- a CDS encoding DUF72 domain-containing protein: MRVWIGCGGYTNDDWTAPGLIYEGVRKEAYLATYAQYFDAVELNSSFYAIPGIKAFEGMVRRSGGRTRFTVKLNRVFTHERNPASADFDRMLQSPEPLREAGVMGPYLAQFPYSFHRTGENRRYLLGLAERFAGHELAVELRHASWDKPEVREGMAEYGLIWVSPDYPPVGGMPEPQVHVTTDVGYLRLHGRNKGTWWEGQSASERHDYLYTRAEMDEWAEKIALVADELSELYVFFQNTTQGHALKNIPMLREALNARGVPVQPPEPEGEEGRLL, encoded by the coding sequence ATGCGTGTCTGGATCGGCTGCGGCGGCTACACGAACGATGACTGGACGGCTCCCGGCCTGATCTACGAGGGCGTCAGGAAAGAGGCCTACCTGGCGACGTATGCCCAGTATTTCGATGCCGTAGAGCTGAATTCCTCCTTCTACGCCATTCCCGGCATCAAGGCTTTTGAGGGCATGGTTCGCCGGTCGGGTGGCCGCACCCGCTTTACCGTGAAGCTGAACAGGGTATTTACCCACGAGCGCAACCCCGCGAGTGCTGACTTTGACCGAATGCTGCAAAGCCCCGAGCCGCTGCGTGAGGCGGGGGTGATGGGCCCTTATCTCGCGCAGTTCCCCTACTCCTTCCACCGCACGGGAGAGAACCGCCGGTACCTGCTGGGGCTGGCCGAGCGCTTTGCCGGACATGAGCTGGCGGTCGAACTCAGGCACGCCTCCTGGGACAAACCGGAGGTGCGCGAGGGCATGGCCGAATACGGCCTGATCTGGGTGAGCCCCGATTACCCCCCGGTCGGCGGCATGCCTGAGCCGCAGGTGCACGTCACCACCGATGTGGGTTACCTCCGGCTCCACGGCCGCAACAAGGGCACTTGGTGGGAAGGTCAGAGCGCGTCCGAACGCCACGACTACCTCTACACCCGCGCCGAGATGGACGAGTGGGCCGAGAAAATCGCCCTGGTGGCCGATGAGCTGTCCGAGCTGTACGTGTTTTTTCAGAACACGACCCAGGGTCACGCCCTTAAGAACATCCCGATGCTGCGCGAAGCCCTCAACGCGCGGGGGGTGCCTGTGCAGCCGCCGGAGCCGGAGGGGGAAGAGGGGCGGCTGCTGTGA
- a CDS encoding GNAT family N-acetyltransferase: MRQTILTTPRLIVTTWVPEDFAAFQALHADPLTMRFFASGPYDQARAESRFADFLAEQAQWGWTKWRVQDKGGTTVGRGGFGLSDDGQQRELGYLLAPDLWGQGLATELARALAAWHFQHPDFRLSPDLLAFAHVENRASRRVLEKVGFTPTEERDWQGQPHAFYRLSAC, encoded by the coding sequence GTGCGCCAGACCATCCTCACCACCCCGCGCCTGATCGTCACCACCTGGGTGCCCGAAGACTTCGCGGCCTTCCAGGCGCTGCACGCTGATCCCCTCACCATGCGTTTTTTCGCCAGTGGCCCCTATGACCAGGCCCGAGCAGAGTCACGCTTTGCGGACTTTCTGGCGGAGCAGGCGCAGTGGGGCTGGACAAAGTGGCGCGTGCAGGACAAGGGGGGCACAACGGTCGGGCGCGGCGGCTTCGGCCTGAGCGATGACGGCCAGCAGCGCGAGTTGGGCTACCTGCTCGCTCCCGACTTGTGGGGGCAGGGGCTGGCGACCGAGCTGGCGCGTGCCCTCGCCGCCTGGCACTTCCAGCACCCTGATTTCCGCCTCAGCCCGGATCTCCTCGCCTTCGCGCACGTGGAGAACCGGGCCAGCCGAAGGGTGTTGGAAAAGGTAGGGTTCACCCCGACGGAGGAGCGTGACTGGCAGGGCCAGCCGCATGCCTTTTACCGGCTCTCCGCCTGCTGA
- the ttcA gene encoding tRNA 2-thiocytidine(32) synthetase TtcA — MTKTADPTPRDPAILFPPLVKGAAQAITDYRMIEEGDRVMVCLSGGKDSYTLLDILLYLQKRAPVKFEVVAVNLDQGQPGFPTHVLPEYLTRLGVPFDILTEDTYAIVKEKTPEGKTTCALCSRLRRGILYAHARRIGATKIALGHHRDDILETLFMNMFFGARLKAMPPKLQSDDGTNVVIRPLAYLAERDIQRYAEAKGFPIIPCNLCGSQPNLQRRVVGEMLEGWEREHPGRLQNILRSLTRVTPSHLLDRDLFDFASLSVTPAEGDTGFDGEEYPEREFLAGLSEMTMLG, encoded by the coding sequence ATGACCAAGACCGCTGACCCCACCCCCCGAGACCCTGCCATCCTGTTTCCGCCCCTCGTCAAGGGGGCGGCCCAGGCCATCACCGATTACCGCATGATCGAAGAGGGCGACCGCGTGATGGTCTGCCTCTCCGGCGGCAAGGACAGCTACACGCTGCTCGATATCCTCCTGTATCTCCAGAAACGCGCGCCGGTCAAGTTCGAGGTGGTCGCCGTCAACCTCGACCAGGGGCAACCCGGGTTTCCCACCCATGTCCTGCCCGAGTACCTGACCCGCCTGGGCGTGCCCTTTGACATCCTGACCGAGGACACCTACGCCATCGTCAAGGAGAAGACGCCGGAGGGCAAGACGACCTGCGCGCTGTGCAGCCGGTTGAGACGGGGCATCCTGTACGCCCATGCCCGCAGGATCGGCGCGACCAAAATCGCTCTGGGGCACCACCGTGACGACATCCTCGAAACCCTCTTTATGAATATGTTCTTCGGCGCCCGCCTCAAGGCCATGCCGCCCAAGTTGCAGTCGGATGACGGGACGAACGTGGTGATTCGTCCCCTGGCCTACCTCGCGGAGCGCGATATTCAGCGGTATGCGGAGGCCAAAGGCTTTCCGATTATTCCCTGCAACCTGTGTGGCAGCCAGCCCAACCTGCAGCGCCGCGTCGTGGGCGAGATGCTCGAAGGCTGGGAGCGGGAGCATCCGGGCCGCCTCCAAAACATCCTGCGCTCGCTGACGCGCGTGACGCCCAGCCACCTGCTCGACCGCGACCTCTTCGACTTCGCCAGCCTAAGCGTCACGCCGGCCGAGGGGGATACAGGCTTCGACGGCGAGGAGTACCCGGAGCGGGAATTCCTGGCGGGGCTGAGCGAGATGACGATGCTGGGGTAA